A single Pseudodesulfovibrio aespoeensis Aspo-2 DNA region contains:
- a CDS encoding aspartate ammonia-lyase has product MTKIAPAPGFRLERDALGELEVPAHAYYGIHTLRAVRNFPFSGYRLHPAFIRAFALVKRACAQTNALLGHLSGERGQAIDAACAEIAAGALHDQIVVDPFQGGAGTSTNMNLNEVIASRAAELLGGERGDWERVHPILHVNMHQSTNDVYPTALRVAALTMLLDLETAVSALQESLQRKETEFRDVVKPGRTELMDAVPMTLGMSFGAFADGVARDRWRIFKCRERLKRVNLGGTAIGTGLGAPRDYILAVTGTLASLAGLPVSRAENLVDATQNMDVFVEVSGMLKACAATLMKIASDLRLLASGPGAGLGELILPPLQAGSSIMAGKINPVMPEAVIQAALRVMANDQTVTLAAAMGQLELNHLMPLLAHAILESLTLLTCACQGLATGCVDGILADRERCLLLVEQSGALATVLVPALGYDRVERLLAEAKAAGRSVRDQAALDGLASPETLDKLLSPKRLCKLGFTPGEFEGVEPR; this is encoded by the coding sequence ATGACGAAAATCGCGCCCGCACCTGGGTTCCGCCTGGAGCGAGACGCCTTGGGCGAGCTGGAGGTGCCTGCGCACGCCTATTATGGCATCCACACCCTGAGGGCTGTTCGCAACTTCCCGTTCTCCGGATACCGGCTGCATCCGGCCTTCATCCGCGCCTTTGCCCTGGTCAAGCGGGCCTGCGCGCAGACCAACGCGCTCCTCGGACATCTGTCCGGGGAGCGCGGCCAGGCCATCGACGCGGCCTGCGCCGAGATCGCCGCAGGCGCGCTGCACGACCAGATCGTGGTGGACCCGTTTCAGGGCGGGGCCGGAACCTCGACCAACATGAACCTCAACGAGGTCATCGCCAGCCGGGCAGCGGAGCTGCTCGGCGGCGAACGGGGCGACTGGGAGCGGGTCCACCCCATCCTGCACGTGAACATGCACCAGTCCACCAACGACGTGTACCCCACCGCCCTCAGAGTGGCGGCCCTGACCATGCTCTTGGACCTGGAAACCGCCGTGTCCGCTCTTCAGGAGTCGCTCCAGCGCAAGGAGACCGAGTTCCGCGACGTGGTCAAGCCTGGACGTACCGAGTTGATGGACGCCGTGCCCATGACGCTGGGCATGTCGTTCGGGGCCTTTGCCGACGGCGTGGCCCGGGATCGCTGGCGCATCTTCAAGTGTCGGGAGCGGCTCAAGCGGGTCAATCTCGGCGGCACGGCCATCGGCACCGGGCTCGGTGCGCCGCGCGACTATATCCTGGCCGTGACCGGGACTCTGGCCTCCCTGGCCGGGCTGCCCGTGTCCAGGGCCGAAAACCTCGTGGACGCTACCCAGAACATGGACGTGTTCGTCGAGGTTTCGGGCATGCTCAAGGCATGCGCCGCCACCCTGATGAAGATCGCCTCGGACCTGCGTCTGCTCGCCAGCGGCCCCGGCGCCGGACTCGGAGAGTTGATACTGCCGCCGCTCCAGGCCGGTTCCTCTATCATGGCGGGCAAGATCAACCCGGTCATGCCCGAGGCGGTCATCCAGGCCGCCCTGCGGGTCATGGCCAACGACCAGACCGTGACCCTGGCCGCGGCCATGGGCCAACTCGAACTCAACCATCTGATGCCGCTCCTGGCCCATGCCATCCTTGAGTCCCTGACTCTGTTGACATGCGCCTGCCAGGGGCTGGCGACCGGATGTGTGGACGGCATCCTGGCCGACAGGGAGCGCTGCCTGCTTCTGGTGGAGCAGAGTGGGGCGCTGGCCACCGTGCTTGTCCCGGCGCTGGGATACGACCGGGTGGAGCGGCTCCTGGCCGAGGCCAAAGCCGCCGGGCGCAGCGTGCGCGACCAGGCCGCACTCGACGGACTGGCCTCGCCCGAAACCCTGGACAAGCTCCTTTCCCCCAAACGGCTGTGCAAGCTCGGCTTCACGCCCGGAGAATTCGAAGGAGTGGAACCCCGATGA
- a CDS encoding ATP-binding cassette domain-containing protein, with the protein MLSATTFNRCLTRLDVLGVDPAWSHRYPHELSGGELQRVCLARALDRRTRYLLCDEMTSMLDALTQAGIWKAVLRAVREHGLGLLVISHDHALLSGLCQRTVSLFDSGTRPAA; encoded by the coding sequence ATGCTTTCTGCGACGACCTTCAATCGCTGCTTAACAAGACTGGATGTTCTGGGGGTGGACCCGGCCTGGAGCCACCGCTATCCGCACGAGCTTTCGGGCGGCGAGTTGCAGCGAGTCTGTCTTGCCCGCGCCCTGGACCGCAGAACGCGCTACCTGTTGTGCGACGAGATGACCTCCATGCTGGACGCCCTGACCCAGGCGGGCATCTGGAAGGCGGTGCTCAGGGCGGTCCGCGAGCACGGGCTTGGCCTGCTCGTCATCAGCCATGATCACGCCCTCCTTTCAGGGCTGTGCCAGCGCACAGTCAGCCTCTTCGACAGCGGAACGCGCCCCGCTGCCTGA
- the hydG gene encoding [FeFe] hydrogenase H-cluster radical SAM maturase HydG, whose amino-acid sequence MKKDSSLSEGLENFIDEKVIRTEMEKANNPASGLIREILAKAGERQGLDPDEAAALLGNRDKDLDEAIFETARTIKKGIYGNRLVVFAPLYITNECGNQCRYCGFNAKNSDLDRRTLSSEEIRREVTVLEDLGHKRLLLVYGEHPRLGADWLAQTVRDVYAVTSAKSGEIRRVNVNCAPLDVEGFRKLHEVGIGTYQCFQETYHRPTYEKLHVAGRKTDFLWRLHAMHRAQEAGIDDVGMGALFGLYDPIFEVLGLLHHARRLELDWGVGPHTISFPRLEPALNSDIAFNPPYPTTDHEFKKIVAVLRLAVPYTGLILTTRETAAMRKELLEVGVSQLSGGSRTYPGAYSDPEYDRPDVQQFCIGDSRSLDEVIRSIVGDHGYVPSWCTACYRLGRTGEHFMELAKTGFIQKFCLPNGLLTFKEYLEDYASEETKQVGEALIRHEIENYPDLDRKSLLTDRMTRMEAGERDLYL is encoded by the coding sequence ATGAAAAAGGACAGTTCACTGAGTGAGGGGCTTGAAAACTTCATCGACGAAAAAGTCATCCGCACCGAGATGGAAAAGGCGAATAACCCGGCATCGGGCCTGATTCGCGAAATCCTGGCCAAAGCCGGAGAGCGGCAGGGACTCGACCCGGACGAGGCCGCCGCCCTGCTCGGCAACCGGGACAAGGATCTGGACGAGGCCATCTTCGAAACGGCCAGAACCATCAAGAAGGGCATCTACGGCAACCGGCTGGTAGTCTTTGCCCCGCTCTACATCACCAACGAGTGCGGCAACCAGTGTAGATACTGTGGTTTCAACGCCAAGAACAGCGACCTGGACCGGCGAACCCTCTCGTCCGAGGAGATCCGCCGCGAGGTCACGGTCCTTGAGGATCTGGGCCACAAGCGGCTGCTCCTGGTCTACGGCGAGCATCCCCGCCTGGGCGCGGACTGGCTCGCCCAGACCGTCAGGGACGTGTATGCCGTCACCTCGGCCAAGAGCGGCGAAATCCGCCGGGTCAACGTCAACTGTGCTCCGCTCGACGTGGAAGGGTTCCGCAAGCTTCATGAGGTTGGCATCGGCACCTACCAGTGTTTTCAGGAGACCTACCACCGCCCGACGTATGAAAAGCTGCATGTGGCCGGACGCAAGACCGACTTCCTGTGGCGGCTGCACGCCATGCACCGCGCCCAGGAGGCGGGCATCGACGACGTGGGCATGGGCGCGCTCTTCGGCCTCTACGACCCGATCTTCGAGGTGCTCGGCCTGCTCCACCACGCCCGCAGGCTGGAACTCGACTGGGGTGTCGGGCCGCACACCATCTCCTTCCCCAGGCTGGAGCCCGCCCTGAACTCTGACATCGCCTTCAACCCGCCCTATCCGACCACGGATCACGAGTTCAAGAAGATCGTCGCCGTGCTCAGGTTGGCCGTGCCCTACACCGGGCTGATCCTGACCACCCGCGAAACCGCGGCCATGCGCAAGGAACTGCTGGAAGTCGGCGTCTCCCAGCTTTCGGGCGGCTCGCGCACCTACCCCGGCGCATACAGCGATCCGGAATACGACCGGCCCGATGTACAGCAGTTCTGCATCGGCGACAGCCGCAGCCTGGACGAGGTCATCCGGTCCATTGTCGGAGACCACGGCTACGTGCCGTCCTGGTGTACGGCGTGCTACCGGCTGGGCCGCACCGGTGAGCACTTCATGGAACTGGCCAAGACCGGCTTCATCCAGAAGTTCTGCCTGCCCAACGGCTTATTGACCTTCAAGGAATACCTGGAGGACTACGCCTCCGAAGAAACCAAGCAAGTGGGCGAGGCCCTCATCCGGCACGAAATCGAAAACTACCCCGACCTGGACCGCAAAAGCCTGCTCACCGACAGAATGACACGCATGGAAGCGGGCGAACGGGACCTCTACCTGTAG
- a CDS encoding ATP-binding cassette domain-containing protein, with product MIIETVTILAGFDKEGRAEKVGRVDLRPGDSLALVGPTGSGKSELLSDVEQAACQDTQTGRTILVNGEPLAELPAGLVATLSQKTNFVMDATVEEFILLHAESKGRDGQALLKPLLDMTNSLCGEPIRADMSLQVLSGGQSRALMIADIAMLSDTPIVLIDEVENAGIHKFKALSVLAGRRKVVVTATHDPVLILMNDTRLVMQNGGMSALLRSSDGERECAEDLKRMDSTLMQAREALRMGKTLAAKEIML from the coding sequence ATGATCATTGAAACCGTCACCATCCTGGCCGGATTCGACAAGGAAGGCCGGGCCGAAAAGGTGGGCCGGGTGGATCTTCGTCCCGGCGATTCACTGGCCCTGGTCGGCCCCACCGGATCGGGCAAGAGCGAGCTGTTATCCGATGTCGAACAGGCGGCATGCCAGGACACGCAGACAGGCCGGACCATCCTGGTCAACGGCGAACCCCTGGCCGAGCTGCCCGCCGGACTGGTCGCAACCCTCTCCCAGAAAACCAATTTCGTCATGGATGCCACGGTGGAGGAGTTCATCCTCCTGCACGCCGAGAGCAAGGGGCGCGACGGGCAGGCCCTGCTCAAGCCGCTCCTCGACATGACCAATTCCCTGTGCGGCGAACCGATCCGGGCCGACATGTCCCTTCAGGTCTTGAGCGGCGGCCAGTCCCGCGCCCTGATGATCGCGGACATCGCCATGCTCTCGGACACGCCCATCGTGCTGATTGACGAGGTCGAGAACGCGGGCATCCACAAGTTCAAGGCCCTCAGCGTCCTGGCCGGGCGGCGGAAAGTGGTCGTCACGGCCACCCACGATCCGGTCCTGATCCTGATGAACGACACCCGGCTGGTCATGCAAAACGGCGGCATGTCCGCCCTGCTGCGCTCCAGCGACGGCGAACGCGAGTGCGCCGAGGATCTCAAGCGGATGGACAGCACGCTCATGCAGGCCCGCGAGGCGCTGCGCATGGGCAAAACCCTGGCGGCAAAGGAGATAATGTTATGA
- a CDS encoding TM1266 family iron-only hydrogenase system putative regulator has product MQKRIGIIGIIIKDRNMAASKVNAILSDHGEMIVGRMGLPFRDRGMNIIDLIIEATTDEVGALTGKLGMLDGVQVKSLLV; this is encoded by the coding sequence ATGCAGAAACGAATCGGCATCATCGGCATCATCATTAAGGACAGGAACATGGCGGCTTCCAAGGTCAATGCTATTCTGAGCGATCATGGGGAGATGATCGTCGGTCGCATGGGGCTGCCCTTTCGGGACAGGGGCATGAACATCATTGATTTGATCATCGAGGCGACCACCGACGAGGTGGGCGCCCTGACCGGCAAGCTCGGCATGCTTGACGGGGTCCAGGTCAAATCTCTTCTGGTCTAA
- the hydE gene encoding [FeFe] hydrogenase H-cluster radical SAM maturase HydE: MKAHDILIALIGADDPSLFAHAHEIRQRVFGNEVYIRAIVEFSNTCNKHCRYCGLRADNRTLRRYRMRAYHILETVAAAVDQRAGTVVLQSGDDPSYTAEYIGELVRQIKARHDVAVTLSLGDRGLDEYAYWRECGADRCLLKLETTDPARYKQLRQGEDFSARLHRVEELRRMGYEVGSGVIAGLPGTTPVDALRDILFLTDLGLDMIAVGPFVPNPDTPMAGNAPGSVDLSYRMTALLRILNPEANIPATSALDALRPGSRTLALTRGCNVLMPSMTPAPLRGDYAIYPGKNAGTDEDGPSLASARQAVRDGGFISSSAKGFSPRGSHVG; encoded by the coding sequence ATGAAAGCACACGACATTCTCATCGCTCTGATTGGGGCAGACGACCCCTCACTCTTCGCCCATGCCCATGAAATCAGGCAGCGGGTCTTTGGCAACGAGGTCTACATCCGGGCCATCGTGGAATTTTCCAACACCTGCAACAAGCACTGCCGCTACTGCGGGTTGCGCGCGGACAACCGCACCCTGCGCCGCTACCGCATGCGCGCCTACCACATCCTGGAGACGGTCGCGGCTGCCGTGGACCAGCGGGCAGGAACCGTGGTGCTGCAGTCCGGGGACGATCCGAGCTACACCGCCGAGTACATCGGGGAACTGGTCCGGCAGATCAAGGCCCGCCACGACGTGGCCGTGACCCTTTCCCTGGGCGACCGGGGCCTGGACGAATACGCGTACTGGCGCGAATGCGGCGCGGACCGCTGCCTGCTCAAGCTGGAGACCACCGACCCGGCCCGCTACAAGCAACTGCGCCAGGGCGAGGACTTTTCCGCCCGCCTGCACCGGGTGGAGGAGTTGCGGCGCATGGGCTACGAGGTCGGCTCCGGGGTCATCGCCGGGCTGCCTGGCACCACGCCCGTGGACGCCCTGCGCGACATCCTCTTCCTCACGGATCTGGGGCTGGACATGATCGCGGTGGGGCCGTTCGTGCCCAACCCGGATACCCCCATGGCCGGAAACGCTCCCGGTTCGGTCGATCTGTCGTACAGGATGACCGCCCTGCTGCGCATCCTCAACCCCGAGGCCAACATTCCGGCCACCTCAGCCCTGGACGCACTGCGCCCCGGAAGCCGCACACTGGCCCTGACCCGTGGCTGCAACGTGCTCATGCCCTCCATGACTCCGGCGCCGTTGCGGGGCGACTACGCCATCTATCCCGGCAAGAACGCCGGGACCGACGAGGACGGGCCGTCCCTGGCATCGGCACGCCAGGCCGTCAGGGACGGCGGGTTCATTTCGTCATCGGCCAAGGGGTTCTCGCCACGGGGGAGCCATGTCGGATAA
- a CDS encoding iron hydrogenase small subunit, whose amino-acid sequence MKMNRRAFIKTCGIMTGYAVLGLNLAKEAAADVMDFVGLRQKSVYATDANPKIYKLRKSQDNPMIKKLYDHKDGFLHDGPCGHMSHHLLHTHYIDRSAKAAALKSKGFKLNF is encoded by the coding sequence ATGAAGATGAACAGACGTGCCTTTATCAAGACGTGTGGCATCATGACCGGCTACGCCGTGCTCGGACTGAACCTGGCCAAGGAGGCTGCGGCCGATGTCATGGATTTCGTGGGCCTGCGCCAGAAATCCGTGTACGCCACTGACGCCAACCCCAAGATCTACAAGCTGCGGAAGTCTCAGGACAACCCCATGATCAAAAAGCTCTACGACCACAAGGACGGCTTCCTGCATGACGGTCCCTGTGGCCACATGTCCCACCATCTGCTGCACACCCACTACATTGATCGCAGCGCCAAGGCGGCTGCCCTCAAGAGCAAGGGCTTCAAGCTGAACTTCTAA
- a CDS encoding MarR family winged helix-turn-helix transcriptional regulator, with the protein MNSIIEKYMLLVEKISNTTKAHKSFGTDVNIYRSEIHIIQLIGDRGEVFISEIARLIGVTKGTVSQIVSRLEAKGLAEKSVDKNNNTRQLVCLTIKGMTAYQTHVNYHLRKHQEMECFLVSLNAENRMVLEKFLTTAHEMIEDHQ; encoded by the coding sequence ATGAACTCGATCATCGAAAAATACATGCTGCTTGTCGAAAAGATATCAAACACGACCAAGGCACACAAATCTTTTGGCACGGATGTAAATATTTACCGAAGTGAAATTCACATCATCCAGCTGATCGGCGACCGTGGAGAGGTTTTCATCTCCGAAATCGCAAGGCTGATCGGAGTAACCAAAGGAACGGTTTCGCAAATCGTCAGCAGGCTTGAAGCCAAGGGGTTGGCGGAAAAATCCGTGGACAAAAACAATAACACGCGCCAATTAGTCTGCCTGACGATTAAGGGGATGACGGCCTATCAGACCCATGTCAACTATCACCTGCGGAAGCATCAGGAAATGGAATGCTTCCTCGTTTCCTTGAATGCTGAAAACCGCATGGTTTTGGAAAAATTTCTTACTACGGCGCACGAAATGATCGAAGACCACCAGTAA
- a CDS encoding helix-turn-helix transcriptional regulator produces the protein MAAPVRRFPLRPDLAVFFWECAAKQPLRFSVAFDAPVLRFSFTIEGKGVSDAENQESVARSRGHYEIRFFPATSGTIALDARQTHRWVDVVLSPSFLGIALANEACGLPNPLLQLVKGEILPIATVSRDMNPEQFVAASQLAQCPYTGAARTLYLKSKTLELLSHVLAEQSPKPCRTRLSSYEIECLRKAREMLTTNLENPPGLRQLAQSVGLNETKLKTGFKVLFGQTVYGYFRAYRVDMGRQRLLESTATVSEVASSVGYTNVSHFCAAFKGRHGVTPYRYRKDNVFFAANQPHCPS, from the coding sequence GTGGCCGCCCCGGTCAGGCGGTTCCCCCTTCGGCCCGATCTGGCCGTGTTCTTCTGGGAATGCGCGGCCAAACAACCGCTTCGATTCTCTGTTGCCTTTGACGCCCCGGTGTTGCGCTTTAGCTTCACCATCGAGGGCAAGGGCGTTTCGGACGCCGAAAACCAGGAAAGCGTTGCCCGGAGTCGGGGCCACTACGAAATCCGGTTCTTCCCGGCCACAAGCGGCACAATCGCTCTGGATGCCCGGCAGACCCACCGCTGGGTGGATGTCGTCCTGAGTCCGTCTTTTCTGGGGATCGCGCTGGCCAACGAGGCCTGCGGCCTCCCGAATCCTCTCCTGCAACTGGTGAAGGGCGAGATTCTTCCCATCGCGACCGTCAGCCGCGACATGAATCCGGAACAGTTCGTCGCAGCCTCACAACTGGCCCAGTGCCCCTACACTGGCGCGGCCCGCACCCTCTACCTGAAAAGCAAGACCCTGGAACTGCTGTCCCACGTTCTGGCCGAGCAGTCGCCCAAACCGTGCCGGACGCGGCTGAGTTCCTACGAGATCGAATGCCTCCGAAAAGCGAGGGAGATGCTGACTACCAACCTGGAGAACCCGCCCGGACTGCGACAGTTGGCTCAGAGCGTGGGCCTCAACGAGACCAAGCTCAAGACCGGGTTTAAAGTGTTGTTCGGGCAGACCGTCTACGGATACTTCCGCGCCTACAGGGTGGACATGGGCCGCCAGCGGCTGCTGGAGAGCACGGCCACGGTCAGCGAAGTGGCCAGCAGCGTGGGCTATACCAACGTCAGCCATTTTTGCGCGGCCTTCAAGGGACGCCACGGCGTCACCCCCTACCGCTACCGCAAGGACAACGTCTTCTTCGCGGCCAACCAGCCCCACTGCCCCTCCTGA
- a CDS encoding MFS transporter, producing the protein MNMKQESRIVWIAAIIQLINIVDFMMVMPLGPDISKDLPVTNSDIGIICGCYTLAVGISGIACAKFLDRFDRKHVALVAVLGLSLATLGATFSWDLTTLTGARVLAGLFGGPAAAIAFSIVCDVVPPERRGKAMAIVMGTFSVSAVAAIPFGLELAEKGTWRTPFYAISILGFIVFWLILRLTPSLKEHLKGEPRTLELTRLFSNGKFLLAFIMMATAMISSYAIIPNISAYFQLNLGYPRSSLGFLYLVGGLFSLILIQIGGRASDKIGPIPTNILGTILLVVFLYDGFMHQPTSSLLVVFSMFMGMVCFRNVSATTEASKIPQPHERAAFMSLFSSIQHLGNGIGAFLASAILSTGPEGDLINMKWVGLLSIVMALIQPLILIMIRHSNTVQKDPVTA; encoded by the coding sequence ATGAACATGAAACAGGAAAGTCGAATTGTCTGGATCGCAGCCATAATTCAACTTATCAACATTGTTGATTTTATGATGGTAATGCCGTTGGGGCCGGACATATCCAAGGACCTGCCTGTCACCAATTCGGATATCGGCATCATCTGCGGGTGCTACACGTTGGCGGTCGGCATCTCGGGAATTGCTTGTGCAAAATTTCTGGACCGGTTCGATAGAAAGCACGTCGCCCTCGTCGCCGTGCTCGGGCTTTCCCTGGCAACATTAGGGGCGACTTTTAGCTGGGATCTGACAACGCTGACCGGGGCAAGGGTGCTGGCCGGACTATTCGGAGGACCGGCAGCCGCCATTGCTTTTTCCATCGTCTGCGACGTTGTTCCCCCAGAACGGCGGGGAAAGGCCATGGCCATCGTCATGGGGACATTCTCGGTGTCAGCTGTGGCGGCCATCCCCTTTGGCCTCGAACTCGCCGAAAAAGGCACATGGCGTACGCCTTTCTATGCCATATCCATCCTGGGATTCATCGTGTTCTGGCTCATCCTCCGGCTCACTCCCTCCTTGAAGGAGCATCTGAAGGGCGAACCCCGGACGCTTGAGCTGACTCGGCTGTTTTCCAACGGCAAGTTCCTGCTGGCATTCATCATGATGGCAACGGCGATGATTTCATCATATGCGATCATCCCGAACATTTCAGCGTACTTTCAACTCAACCTCGGGTACCCCCGGTCGTCGCTTGGCTTCTTGTACCTCGTCGGCGGGCTATTCAGTCTCATCCTGATCCAGATCGGCGGCAGAGCTTCGGACAAGATCGGTCCGATTCCGACCAACATCCTGGGAACCATTTTGCTGGTGGTCTTCCTGTATGACGGATTCATGCACCAGCCAACATCCTCTCTTCTGGTTGTGTTCAGCATGTTCATGGGAATGGTCTGCTTTAGAAACGTCTCGGCCACGACCGAAGCCTCCAAGATTCCGCAACCCCATGAACGAGCCGCCTTCATGTCCCTGTTTTCCTCCATACAACACCTCGGCAACGGAATCGGCGCATTTCTGGCGTCTGCAATCCTGTCAACCGGACCGGAGGGAGACTTGATCAACATGAAGTGGGTGGGTCTCCTGTCAATAGTCATGGCTCTGATTCAGCCGCTTATCCTCATCATGATTCGTCACAGCAACACCGTTCAAAAGGACCCGGTCACCGCGTGA
- the hydF gene encoding [FeFe] hydrogenase H-cluster maturation GTPase HydF, with translation MSDKAPRGVRLVIALAGRRNAGKSSLLNALTGQETAIVSDTPGTTTDPVAKHYELLPLGPVTFYDTAGLDDTGDLGGLRMKATRKVLYRSDVAVVVVGEEGVTAHERAILDMVKGLSIPCIVAFNKTDLRTPASEELALCRSLGAPCLTVCARTGAGADELKRAIIDAAPLEFRQERLLVGDLISEGDWVVCVVPIDLAAPKGRLILPQVQVLREILDCDAVAVTVKEREIEAVLAGMGCKPALVVTDSQVVMSVAGDVPDDIPLTTFSTLFARYKGDLPSLVRGADAIDTLEDGDTVLIGEACSHHDVADDIGRVKIPRWITQYTGRDLRFEVYAGHDFPDDLERYRLVVHCGACMLGRTEMLRRINECARRGLPVTNYGVAISKVQGVLDRIIAPFPELRAAPLGLAGG, from the coding sequence ATGTCGGATAAGGCGCCCCGCGGAGTACGGCTGGTCATTGCCCTTGCCGGACGCCGGAATGCGGGCAAATCGTCGCTGCTCAACGCCCTGACCGGTCAGGAGACGGCCATAGTCTCGGACACGCCCGGCACCACCACCGACCCGGTGGCCAAGCACTACGAGTTGCTGCCGCTCGGACCGGTGACCTTCTACGATACGGCGGGCCTGGACGACACCGGCGATTTGGGCGGTTTGCGCATGAAGGCCACGCGCAAGGTGCTCTACCGCTCTGACGTGGCCGTTGTCGTGGTGGGCGAGGAGGGCGTCACCGCCCACGAGCGGGCCATCCTCGACATGGTCAAGGGGTTGTCCATCCCGTGCATCGTGGCCTTCAATAAAACCGACCTGCGCACGCCCGCGTCCGAGGAGCTGGCTCTGTGCCGGTCCCTGGGTGCGCCCTGCCTGACGGTCTGCGCCAGGACCGGAGCCGGGGCGGACGAACTCAAGCGGGCCATCATTGATGCCGCGCCTCTGGAATTCCGCCAGGAGCGGCTGTTGGTGGGCGACCTCATCAGTGAAGGCGACTGGGTGGTCTGCGTGGTGCCCATTGATCTGGCCGCGCCCAAGGGCCGCCTGATCCTGCCCCAAGTGCAGGTGCTGCGCGAAATTCTGGACTGCGACGCCGTGGCCGTGACAGTCAAGGAGCGCGAAATCGAAGCGGTCCTGGCCGGGATGGGGTGCAAGCCAGCCCTGGTGGTCACCGACTCCCAGGTGGTCATGAGCGTGGCCGGGGACGTGCCCGACGACATCCCGCTGACCACCTTCTCCACCCTGTTCGCCCGCTACAAGGGCGATCTGCCAAGCCTCGTCCGCGGGGCAGACGCCATCGACACCCTTGAGGACGGCGACACCGTGCTCATCGGCGAAGCGTGCTCACACCACGATGTGGCCGATGACATCGGACGGGTGAAGATCCCACGCTGGATCACTCAGTACACAGGCCGGGATTTGCGTTTTGAGGTGTATGCGGGCCACGATTTCCCGGACGACCTGGAGCGGTACCGGCTTGTGGTCCACTGCGGAGCCTGCATGCTGGGCCGCACCGAGATGCTGCGGCGCATCAACGAATGCGCACGCCGGGGACTGCCCGTGACCAACTACGGGGTAGCCATCTCCAAGGTCCAGGGCGTGCTCGACAGGATCATCGCGCCTTTTCCAGAACTCAGGGCTGCCCCCCTTGGCCTGGCGGGCGGATGA
- a CDS encoding GTP-binding protein produces the protein MIKRVNFNTGKTMKTVTVAGAPSAGKTAVILHLIRQLDKEGKRSAAVKFDTLGTTDDRIYRDKLGIPAIQGLSDYLCPDHYFVSNFEEACNWGRSHKADFLFIETAGLCYRCAPHIRGVPAVTVIDNLGGMEAPRKMGPALTLADVVVVTKSDLVSQAEKEVFAHRISQVNPAARVLHVNGLTGTGSLPLRRLTDTWDHLIDTEGASLRYSMPASICSYCTGETRIGKRFQSGNVEKLLLEECAA, from the coding sequence ATGATAAAGAGAGTCAATTTCAACACCGGGAAAACCATGAAAACAGTAACCGTTGCAGGCGCGCCAAGCGCAGGAAAAACCGCGGTGATCCTTCACCTGATCCGCCAGCTCGACAAGGAAGGGAAGCGCTCCGCCGCAGTCAAGTTCGACACCCTCGGAACCACTGATGACCGGATATACCGTGACAAGCTCGGCATACCGGCCATTCAGGGGCTTTCCGACTATCTGTGCCCCGACCACTACTTTGTCTCCAACTTCGAGGAGGCGTGCAACTGGGGGCGTTCGCACAAGGCCGACTTTCTCTTCATAGAGACTGCGGGGCTTTGTTACCGATGCGCGCCGCACATCCGGGGCGTTCCGGCGGTGACGGTCATCGACAACCTGGGCGGCATGGAGGCCCCGCGCAAGATGGGTCCGGCTCTGACACTGGCGGACGTGGTCGTGGTCACCAAGAGCGACCTCGTCTCCCAAGCCGAGAAAGAAGTGTTCGCCCACCGGATCAGCCAGGTCAACCCAGCCGCCCGCGTCCTGCATGTCAACGGCCTGACCGGGACCGGGTCGCTGCCTCTCAGGAGGCTGACAGACACCTGGGACCACCTGATCGACACGGAGGGCGCGTCGCTGCGCTACTCCATGCCCGCGTCCATCTGCTCCTACTGCACGGGTGAGACGCGCATCGGCAAACGGTTCCAGTCGGGCAACGTGGAAAAACTGCTGCTTGAGGAGTGCGCCGCATGA